Genomic DNA from Desulfuromonas versatilis:
GTGCAGCGCCCGTCAACCTTCTTCTCTTCGGTGAGGGTCTGCAGGATCGACAGCAGCATGGCGTCGTAGCCGTGGATGTGCGAGCCGTTGAAGCTGGGGGTGTTGGCGTAGGGGGTCGGGATCTCATCCGGCACCAGCCCCTTGTTGCGGGCGTTCTTGATGAACGCGGTCAGGTCGTCGCCGATGATCTCCGGCATGCAGGAGGTGAAAATGGAGATCATCTTCGGCTTGTACAGGGCGATGCAGTTCTCCAGGCCCTCGTGCAGGTTGTTCTGCCCGCCGAACACCGCGCCGTCCTCGGTCATGGAGTCGGAAACCGCCGGCGCCGGCTCGCGGAAGTGGCGGTTGAGGGTCGAGCGGTAGTAGGAGGCGCACCCCTGGGAGCCGTGCACGAAGGGGAGCGAGCCTTCGAAGGCGTGGGCGACCAGTTCGGCGCCCAGCGGCTGGCAGGTGTGGGGCGGCATGACCACCAGCGCTTCGCGCTTGAAGTTGAGCTCTTTGTACTCTTCGGTATTGATCCAGTTGGCGACCCGTTCGATCTCCTCGGCGGGAGTCTCGGTCACCGGCTTGACTTCTAATCCAAGATTGTTGGCCATCGTCGTATCTCCTGGCAGCGGACTCATCCGTCACGCCGCCGAAAAATATTGCGTTTCTTCGTAGGGGCGAATCTACCATTCACCCTTGCCTGGGCACTCGCCCGGTCCAGGGCGACCACAAGGATCGCCCCTACATATCGTTCAACCTCAGAAGGGCGACTTGACCAGGTCCCAAGTGGGCGAGTTGATCGCCATGTCGATGTCGCGGGCGAAGATCGGGAAGCCCTTGTAGCCATGGTAGGGACCGGAGTAGTCCCAGCTGTGCATCTGGCGGAAAGGCAGGCCCATCTTCTGGAAGACGTACTTCTCTTTGATCCCGGAAGCCACCAGGTCGGGCTTCATGGCGTGGGCGAAGTGCTCCAACTCGAGCTCGGAGGCGTCGTCGAAGACCACCGTCGCTTCGGGCATCTCCGGGGCGGTGCGGTCGTAGTCATCCGAGTGGGCGAACTCGTAACCGCTGCCGACGCAGGTCATCCCCAGGTCTTCGTAGGCGCCGATGGTGTGACGGGGGCGCAGGCCGCCGACGTAGATCATGACCTTCTTGCCTTCGAGGCGAGGCTTGACTTCGTCGATGATCGCCTGGCAGACCGGGTCGTACTTGGCGATAACCGCCTCGACCTTCTGCTTGATGTTGTCGTCGAAGAGCTCGGCCAGCTTGCGCAGCGATTCCCTGATCTTGGTCGGACCGAAGAAGTTCAGTTCGATCCAGGGAATCCCGTACTTCTCTTCCATGACCTTGCACATGTAGTTCATGGAGCGGTAGCAGTGGATGACGTTGAGCCGCACCTGGTGGGTGGCGGCGATCTTCTCGAGCTCGCCGTCGCCGGTCCAGACCGACTTGACGTTGAAGCCGCACTCCTCGAGCAGAGGCTTGGTCGACCAGGCGTCGCCGCCAATGTTGTACTCGCCGATCAGGGCGATGTCGTAGGGGCCGATGGGCTCGGCAAACTCGCGGGTTTCGATGATGTAGTCGCGGATGGTGTCGTTGGAGATGTGGTGACCAAGCGACTGGGAGACCCCGCGGAAACCCTCGCAGTTACAGGGGATGACCGGAATATCGAGCTCCTGGGCGGTCTGCTTGGCGACGGAGTTGATGTCATCGCCGATCAGGCCCACCGGGCACTCGGAGAGGACCGAGACGCCCTTGGCCAGGGGGAAGAGCTCCTTGGCCTCGTGGATCAGGGTCTTGAGCTTCTTGTCACCACCGTAGACGACGTCTTTTTCCTGGAAGTCGGAGGTGAACTGCATGCCGAACTGATCGACACCCAGCTTGCCGGTCATCAGGTTGCGCCGGGTCCCCCAGGAGTACCAACCGCAGCCGACCGGGCCGTGGGAGACGTGGACCATGTCGCGGATCGGGCCCCAGACCACCCCTTTGGCGCCGGCGTAGGCGCAGCCGCGGGCGGACATGACACCGGGGACGGTCTTCTTGTTCGACTGCACGCAGGCCTTGCCGGAGCTCTGGTCGTTGGGCGCCAGGTGCTTGGCCCGTTTCTTCTTGCCTTTGGCGGGATAGATCTCGAGGACCTCGTCGATCACCGCCTGGGTCGACTCCTTGGTGACCCCTTCGATAAATTTTTTCTCTATTTTTTCAGACATGAATAACTCCTCGTGAGGCGTGAGGTGTGAGGAGTGAGGAGAAAGTCCCCGCCCCATCCACCAACGATTCAGTCAAGGTCAGGGTGAGGGTTAGGGAGAGGCTTTTGCACCTCACCCCTCACGCCTCACTCCTCACCGAATTTACGCGTTCTCGGCCTTGCCGACAATCGACTCGTCCTCGGCTTCCATGATGCCGAACTCCATCAGCAGGTCTTCGAGTTCGTCCATCTCCAGCGGATTGGGGACGACCAGCATCTTGTTCTCGGAGATTTTCCGGGCCAGTTCACGGTACTCGTCAGCCTGCTTGTGCTCGGGGGAGTACTCGATGACGGTCATGCGGCGCAGTTCCGCGCGCTGCACCTGGTTGTCGCGGGGGACGAAGTGGATCATCTGGGTGCCGAGACGCTCGGCCAAGGCCTCGATCAGCTCGGCCTCGCGGTCGGTGTTACGGCTGTTGCAGATCAGGCCGCCAAGGCGCACGCTGCCGGAAGAGGCGTACTTGACGATCCCCTTGCAGATGTTGTTGGCCGCGTACATGGCCATCATCTCGCCGGAAACCACGATGTAGATCTCTTCGGCCTTGTTCTCGCGAATCGGCATGGCGAACCCGCCGCAGACGACGTCGCCGAGAACGTCGTAGAAGACGAAGTCGAGGTCGGGGGTGTAGGCACCCTCTTCCTCGCAAAAGTTGATGGCGGTGATGACGCCGCGCCCGGCGCAGCCGACGCCCGGCTCGGGACCACCGGACTCGACGCACTTGACGTCGCCGTAGCCGACCCGGAGAACGTCGGAGAGTTCCAGGTCCTCGACGGTGCCGAGCTCGCGGACCTTGTCCATGACCGTCTCCTGCGCTTTGGCATGCAGAATCAGGCGGGTGGAGTCAGCCTTGGGGTCGCAGCCGATGATCATCACCTTCTTGCCGAGGGCGGCCAGGCCGGCCACGGTGTTCTGGGTGGTGGTGGACTTGCCGATGCCGCCTTTGCCGTAGATTGCGATCTGACGAAGTTTTTTCTCTGCCATGACTCTTTCCTCTCTTTTCTGTGTTTTTTCCGGCACCCTCTTTCCGTCCTCCCCCGAGGCGGCATCCCCGTTGATTCGTCCGGGTCGGTGGAAAGAAGTGCCGATCTGAAAAAAAGCGGGCCCCACCCGGACTGTCCGGATGGGGCCCCATTGCCCTTGCGGCTCCGCCATGGCGCCGCGCCTAGGTTGTTTGGTTGAGTTGCGAGTGGAACAAAAAAATACCCGCGGAGAGATTTCCTCCAGCGGGCGTCGTTGCCGATGGATCGACCGGCACGTCCTCGTGCGGCGATCGCGTTACGGTCGCCTATAAAGCAGGGGCCGTGCCAAAACCCGGCAGCAACCTGCAAGAGCATGAAACCACTGAGCTATTTATTTCCAGCCCGGTTTGTGCCGCGGACCGGCCGGGGGCGAGTGTGCACAGAACTTCAGCAAACCCTGCCCAGCCCTTGGGCAAAAAAGTCTATGCCCCCTCGGCGGCGGCATTTTGATAAGCGAGCAGGTCGGCGGCCGAGAAACAGATGAAATACGCTTTCTCCACCACCTTGGACGCGGCGAGAAATGCCCGCACCTCGCGGAGGGCGATGCGGCAGGCCCGCTCGATGGGGAAGCGGTAGGCGCCGGTGCTGATGGAGGGAAAGGCGATGGTTTTGACGCCGTTTTGTTCGGCCAACCTGAGGCAGTTGCGGTAACAGTCGGCGAGCAGCTGCTCCTCGCCGCGGCCTCCGCCGCGCCACACGGGACCGACGGTGTGAATGACATGGCAGGCGGCAAGCCGGTAGCCTTGGGTGATCCGGGCCTGGCCGGTGGGACAGCCGCCAAGCCCACGGCACTCCTCGAGCAGTTCCGGCCCGGCGGCGCGGTGAATCGCCCCGTCGACGCCCCCGCCGCCGAGCAGTGTCGAGTTGGCCGCGTTGACTATGGCATCCACAGCCATTTGGGTTATATCCCCCTGCACGATCTCGATCCGCTCCGATCTCATCGGCCACCTCCTGTGGACAAAAGAGCCCCGTGCCTTCTTTTCAATGATACTCGATCCCCAGCGGAGGGAAACCCCGCCCAGCAAGACAGTCGGGTATTTGACAAAACTAAGGCCATAACACGGAGCGCGCCTGAGTCCTTGACCCCGTCTGGGCTCACCGGGCGGTAGCCAGGTTATTGGTTAACAGGCTGAAAGGACTAGGGAGTTTTCGAGGGAGAGGCTGAGGCCTCACAGTGAGGCACGGGCCTTGCTAAAGCAATAGGGCACGGACCGTCTTCGGAGGCGGATTGTCATTGTTTTTCATGCACTTGGATGCGCTGTCAGGAGAAAGACACCGGGCCAGGAGAGGTTGCGCATGACACGACTCGGACAAACCCTGCTGACATTTCTGATCCTGGCCCTCGCCCAGGGCTGGGCCGGGCCGGCGTTGGCCAGCCCTGCCCCGAAAGTCGACCGGGTGGTGGTGAAAAAATCGATCCGCACCCTGTACCTCTACCGCGGGAACAAGGTGGTCCGCTCCTTCCCCGTGTCCCTGGGAAAAAATCCCCGCGGCCATAAGGTCCGCCGAGGCGACCGCCGCACCCCGGAAGGGCGTTACGTACTCGACTGGCGCAACGAACAGAGCCGCTTCTACCGTGCCATCCACATCTCCTACCCCAACCAGGACGACCTGCGCCGGGCCCAGCAGCTGGGGGTTCAGGCCGGGGGTGCCATCATGATCCACGGCCTGCCCAATCGCTACGGCGACGACGAGGATTACTTCCTGAGCCGCGACTGGACCGAAGGGTGCATCGCCGTGGGCAACCGCGACATGGACGAAATCTGGCGCCTGGTCGCCGACCAGACGGTCATCGAGATCCACCCCTGAGGGTTGCCCGCCGCTCGCCACTGCTCGCCAGCAGGGGAGACAGGCGCACCAGGGCGGCAGCTGCCGCCTCCACCTCTTCGCGGATGACCGGATCCATCTTCTTCACCCAGCGCCGGGGGAAGGCGTCGAGGCCGTAAAATGCCCCGGCGATCATCCCGGCGATGGCGCCGGTGGTGTCCGCGTCGCCCCCCTGGTTGACCACGCCGACCAGGCATTCCTCAAAAGTGGCTGTGGAGAACAGAAAATGGAAGACGGTCTGCAGGGTATCCACCACGTAGCCGGTGGCGTTCCCCCGGTAGTTGTTGAACTGGAAATTGGGGTGGGTTTCGACCAGCTCACGGGTGATGGTGTGCAGGTCGAAGCGGTCGGCGCCGAGCAGCGCCTGCTGCACCATGCGCCCCACGGTGATGCAGGCGGCATCGGAAAGCGGGTGATGGTGAGTGATGCGGGCCTGTTCCAGGGAACACTGCCGAAGCAGGGTTTCGTCGCCGAGAGTAAACAACGCAACCGGGGCCATGCGCATGACCGCGCCGTTGCCGGCGTCCCACTCGTTGCAGGGGGTTTCGAGCTGCCCCTTGCGCATGTAGTCGCGAATCCCCTTGCGGCAGGTCGAGCCGATGTCGATGGGCTTGGATCTCATCCAGCCCACGAAGTTCTCGGCGATCCCCTGCAGGTCCCAGCCGCCGGCGGCGGTCAGGGCGCGGGCGATGCACAGGGACATCTCGGTATCGTCGGTGACCTGCCCGGGCTTGAGGTTCAGCCAGCCGCCGCCGACGATCTTGCGATGCACCTTGAACTGGACGCGGATCTCCCCCGGGGTCATGAACTCGGTGGTGGCGCCCAGGGCATCGCCGATGGCCAGCCCGAGAAAGGCGGCCCTGGCGCGGGAGAGGATGGCGTCTTTTTTGGGGGGGGATACTGTCATTTAATCACAAGGTCGGGGTGCACTGCCGGTTGAACCCATATGTGCTTCCGGCCGCGTCAGATCCGTCGGATAGGTCTGATCCGACCGATCGGTCAGATCAGATGCGGCCGAAGCCCACCAATAACCAATCACCAGCAACCAGCCTCCGATTTCATCCCCCCGTCAGCACCTTCACCTCGAACTCCCCGCCGATCACCAGCACCTCCTCTTCCCCCTTGAGCAGGGAAGAGGGGAGAATGCCGCTGCGGTAGAAGATCTTGCTGACCGGCACCCGTGCCTCGAGAACCTTGCTGCCGAATTCCCAGGCCCTTTCGAAATCGCTGGTGAAAGAATTGAGGTTGTTCAACCGCACCAGGTAAAGATTCCGCTCCAGCTTCTCCAGGATCTTGTGCTCGGCAAAATCGAAGACCCCACGGTAGAGGGTCAGGTGCGGGGTTTCGCCGAGCGAGCGGCGCAATTCGTACTGGACGAACTCGAAGAGCACGTCGAACTGGGCATGGATGGCGCTGGTGCGGGCGGCGCCCTGCATCCGATCGACCATGAACTGGTAATAGGCCTCGGAGCTGATGCTCTCGATCGGCTCGCGATGAAAGGTCGGGCTGAGCCCGAAGCGGCTCTCCACCCAGCCCTTGAGCACCGCGCCGGCCGGGGAGTTGGAATCGAACATCCACCCCTTTAAAAACCGCAGGTAGCTGTTCTTGAGGCTCTTGCGGCTACTCGCCGAGGTTTCCTGCTGCCACTGGTGCAGTTGAAAGGTCACGTCCATGTAGTCGTGAAACAGCTCAGCCCGCTCCCGCGGCGAATCGAGCCGCTCCAGCCGCTCGAACAGCAGCCGGTTCGTCTGCCGCACCCCCTGGATCTCGAGGGGCTTGGGATGGACATTGAAATGCCTGGAAGCAATCGCCCATGGCGGCAGATTGCAAAGATTCATCGGCGAAGCTTCCATCCATCCCCCCCGCTTTTCCTTGACCCTTTATCCCTTCTGCTCGAGCCCGCTCTCAGCTTTCCATCAGCAGGATCGCGTCGGCCACTTCGCGAAGCGTCTTGCGCTTGTCCATGGCGATCTTCTGCATCTTGCGGTAGGCCTCGGGTTCGCTCATCCCCTTGCTGATCAAAAGCCCCTTGGCCTTTTCCACCACCTTGCGGGTCTCCAGGGTCTCCTTCAGGCTGGCGACCTCGTCGCGCAGGGAAGAAACCTCGATGAAGTGGTGAATGGCAAGATCGACGGCCGCGTAAACCTGCGCCTCGCGAAACGGTTTTACCAGGTAGTTCATGATCCCGGCTTCCCGGGCGCGCTTGACGGTGTCGGGATCGGCGGTGGCAGTCAGCAGGACGATGGGGGCGGAAACCTCCTTGCCCATTTTTTCAGCAGCAGTGATGCCGTCCATAACAGGCATGGATACGTCCATGATGATCAACAGGGGCTTTTTCGCCCGGGCGAGATCCACCGCCTGACGGCCGTTCTCCGCCTCCACGATCTCGTCAAAACCATAATTTTCCAGGGTTTCTTTGACCTGGCGGCGAATCAGGGGCTCGTCGTCTACGACCAGAGCTATTTTCATCTGCGGAAACCTCCATGGTTTTTTGATGGATGCACTCCAAGGACAGTGCATAAGCGGTGCCGGTTCGAAATGCGGGGCCGAAAAATGAAAACTGCCGCCCGGGGCAGGTAGCCAGACCGGGCAGCAGCGGTTGAGCGGAAGGAAAAATTTCCGGGACGACCTATTGGGGAAACAGGTCGGTGTGGCATTCCGCACAGTCGCGGGGGACCAGGATCTCGAACAGCCCGGTGTCGGGATTGAGTTGGAAGGCGTGACAACTGTCGCAGAAATAGATGTCCCCCACGTCGCAGGTCCCCTGGGCCAGGCAGGGGGCCACCGAGCCGGCCGGGATCGGCGTGCCCACCAGCAGGTGATGGCGGTTGACGTTGCGCCTGGGGTCGTTGATGAAATCGGGATCTTCGGGGTCCCCCTGCGGCTCGACATGGCAGACGCGGCAGTCTTCCTGCGAATCGCGCTGGGCGAAGGGGATGGCGTCGTGCTGCAGGTGTCCCACGCGGGCCGCCCGGGTGCCGCTGGCGGGATCGTCGATGACCACCTCCTCGCGCCTGGTGACCTCGCCCAGGAACACCGGATCCCGGGTGTCCGCTCTGCCGAGGCGGGCAAGGTAGGCCGCAGGGGCTTCCACCGGCCGCCCATGGCAGGAGATGCACCCGGCGACGTTGGCCAGGGGATCGCTGCCGTGGCAGGCGAGACAGGACGGGCCGACCCCGCCGCCCAGACCGGCCCCATGACACAGGGCGCAGGAGCCGGAGAGATTCCCCGCATCGTAATGACTCAGGTAATACAAGGGGGCGGCCACCCCGCCGACCCGGTAGACGATCTCGGTGCCGTACCAGTGAAGCTGGTCCTGTTTGAGCGGGGCGTTGGGATCGAAGGCCGGATGGCCGGCTCCGAGATTGTGCCCCCATTCGAAGCCATTGTTGCCGTGACAGCCCACGGCGCTCTCGCACCCCTGCTCCAGGCGCCCGATGGGGACGTCGAAACGGGGATTGCTGCCCGGGCCGCCCTCGCGGCCGTGGCAACCCTGGCAGCTGCGGATATCGCGCCGTGCCCAGGTGCCGTGATTGACCGGGAAGCGCCATTCCAGCGCAGCCTCGACCGGATCGGGGTGGATGCGGAACGGGGGGCCGCCGATGTGGCAGCTGAAACAGCTTGGTACCGGTGAGTTGCCCCGAAAATCCACCCCGTGGCAGACCTGGCAGCTGAAGATATCCTCCTGGGCCTCGGTATCGTGCAGAAACCGC
This window encodes:
- the nifD gene encoding nitrogenase molybdenum-iron protein alpha chain is translated as MSEKIEKKFIEGVTKESTQAVIDEVLEIYPAKGKKKRAKHLAPNDQSSGKACVQSNKKTVPGVMSARGCAYAGAKGVVWGPIRDMVHVSHGPVGCGWYSWGTRRNLMTGKLGVDQFGMQFTSDFQEKDVVYGGDKKLKTLIHEAKELFPLAKGVSVLSECPVGLIGDDINSVAKQTAQELDIPVIPCNCEGFRGVSQSLGHHISNDTIRDYIIETREFAEPIGPYDIALIGEYNIGGDAWSTKPLLEECGFNVKSVWTGDGELEKIAATHQVRLNVIHCYRSMNYMCKVMEEKYGIPWIELNFFGPTKIRESLRKLAELFDDNIKQKVEAVIAKYDPVCQAIIDEVKPRLEGKKVMIYVGGLRPRHTIGAYEDLGMTCVGSGYEFAHSDDYDRTAPEMPEATVVFDDASELELEHFAHAMKPDLVASGIKEKYVFQKMGLPFRQMHSWDYSGPYHGYKGFPIFARDIDMAINSPTWDLVKSPF
- the draG gene encoding ADP-ribosyl-[dinitrogen reductase] hydrolase, with translation MTVSPPKKDAILSRARAAFLGLAIGDALGATTEFMTPGEIRVQFKVHRKIVGGGWLNLKPGQVTDDTEMSLCIARALTAAGGWDLQGIAENFVGWMRSKPIDIGSTCRKGIRDYMRKGQLETPCNEWDAGNGAVMRMAPVALFTLGDETLLRQCSLEQARITHHHPLSDAACITVGRMVQQALLGADRFDLHTITRELVETHPNFQFNNYRGNATGYVVDTLQTVFHFLFSTATFEECLVGVVNQGGDADTTGAIAGMIAGAFYGLDAFPRRWVKKMDPVIREEVEAAAAALVRLSPLLASSGERRATLRGGSR
- a CDS encoding L,D-transpeptidase family protein, translated to MTRLGQTLLTFLILALAQGWAGPALASPAPKVDRVVVKKSIRTLYLYRGNKVVRSFPVSLGKNPRGHKVRRGDRRTPEGRYVLDWRNEQSRFYRAIHISYPNQDDLRRAQQLGVQAGGAIMIHGLPNRYGDDEDYFLSRDWTEGCIAVGNRDMDEIWRLVADQTVIEIHP
- a CDS encoding ANTAR domain-containing response regulator, which codes for MKIALVVDDEPLIRRQVKETLENYGFDEIVEAENGRQAVDLARAKKPLLIIMDVSMPVMDGITAAEKMGKEVSAPIVLLTATADPDTVKRAREAGIMNYLVKPFREAQVYAAVDLAIHHFIEVSSLRDEVASLKETLETRKVVEKAKGLLISKGMSEPEAYRKMQKIAMDKRKTLREVADAILLMES
- a CDS encoding NAD(+)--dinitrogen-reductase ADP-D-ribosyltransferase, with the protein product MEASPMNLCNLPPWAIASRHFNVHPKPLEIQGVRQTNRLLFERLERLDSPRERAELFHDYMDVTFQLHQWQQETSASSRKSLKNSYLRFLKGWMFDSNSPAGAVLKGWVESRFGLSPTFHREPIESISSEAYYQFMVDRMQGAARTSAIHAQFDVLFEFVQYELRRSLGETPHLTLYRGVFDFAEHKILEKLERNLYLVRLNNLNSFTSDFERAWEFGSKVLEARVPVSKIFYRSGILPSSLLKGEEEVLVIGGEFEVKVLTGG
- the nifH gene encoding nitrogenase iron protein, giving the protein MAEKKLRQIAIYGKGGIGKSTTTQNTVAGLAALGKKVMIIGCDPKADSTRLILHAKAQETVMDKVRELGTVEDLELSDVLRVGYGDVKCVESGGPEPGVGCAGRGVITAINFCEEEGAYTPDLDFVFYDVLGDVVCGGFAMPIRENKAEEIYIVVSGEMMAMYAANNICKGIVKYASSGSVRLGGLICNSRNTDREAELIEALAERLGTQMIHFVPRDNQVQRAELRRMTVIEYSPEHKQADEYRELARKISENKMLVVPNPLEMDELEDLLMEFGIMEAEDESIVGKAENA
- a CDS encoding O-acetyl-ADP-ribose deacetylase, producing MRSERIEIVQGDITQMAVDAIVNAANSTLLGGGGVDGAIHRAAGPELLEECRGLGGCPTGQARITQGYRLAACHVIHTVGPVWRGGGRGEEQLLADCYRNCLRLAEQNGVKTIAFPSISTGAYRFPIERACRIALREVRAFLAASKVVEKAYFICFSAADLLAYQNAAAEGA